Proteins from a genomic interval of Tenacibaculum sp. SZ-18:
- a CDS encoding NADP(H)-dependent aldo-keto reductase produces MKYTTLPNTDVKVSKICLGTMTWGNQNTEAEGFEQMDYALEQGVNFFDTAELYSVPATPETYGATEKIIGNWFKKTGNREKVVLASKIAGGGAYTAHIRSGGLTGQNIIEAVEGSLKRLQTDYIDLYQLHWPNRGVNCFGVRDYPYKTSTKEAEDHIEILETLQELIKQGKIKHVGLSNETPWGTMKYLQAAEQKGLPRMATIQNSYSLIHRGYEYGMSEVSMRENIGLLAYSPLAQGVLSGKYLDGGQPKGARGTLFPRFIARYMGDGSQEAVRAYLAIAEKHGLTLSELSLAYINQLPFVTSNIIGATKMDQLKENIGSINIDLSEEILEEIEAVHTARPNPAP; encoded by the coding sequence ATGAAATATACAACGTTACCAAATACTGATGTAAAAGTTTCTAAAATATGTTTAGGAACTATGACATGGGGAAATCAAAATACAGAAGCAGAGGGTTTCGAACAAATGGATTACGCTTTAGAACAAGGTGTAAACTTTTTTGACACGGCAGAATTATATTCTGTTCCTGCAACACCAGAAACGTATGGTGCAACAGAAAAAATTATTGGAAACTGGTTTAAGAAAACTGGAAATAGAGAGAAGGTAGTTTTAGCTTCTAAAATTGCTGGAGGTGGAGCGTATACTGCTCATATTAGATCAGGAGGATTAACAGGTCAAAATATTATTGAAGCTGTTGAAGGAAGTTTAAAGCGTTTACAAACAGATTATATCGATTTATATCAATTGCACTGGCCGAACAGAGGTGTAAATTGTTTTGGTGTTAGAGATTATCCATACAAAACGTCAACAAAAGAAGCAGAAGATCATATTGAGATTTTAGAAACACTTCAGGAATTAATTAAACAAGGAAAGATAAAACACGTTGGATTATCAAATGAAACTCCTTGGGGAACGATGAAGTATTTACAAGCTGCTGAACAGAAAGGATTACCAAGAATGGCAACAATCCAAAATTCATATTCATTAATCCACCGTGGTTATGAATATGGGATGTCAGAAGTTTCAATGCGTGAAAATATTGGATTATTAGCGTATTCTCCATTAGCACAAGGAGTACTTTCTGGAAAGTATTTAGATGGTGGTCAGCCAAAAGGAGCAAGAGGAACATTATTCCCTCGTTTTATTGCTCGTTATATGGGCGACGGATCTCAAGAAGCAGTTCGAGCATATTTAGCAATTGCTGAGAAACACGGATTGACGTTGTCTGAATTATCATTAGCGTATATCAATCAATTACCATTTGTAACAAGTAACATTATTGGCGCTACAAAAATGGATCAATTAAAGGAGAATATCGGTTCTATTAACATCGATTTATCTGAAGAGATTTTAGAGGAAATCGAAGCTGTACATACAGCAAGACCGAATCCGGCGCCATAG
- a CDS encoding c-type cytochrome, with product MVVFITIMMMLFYSLLFSNSNNELLECGVVDTIDKISKDKREGRKLFNANCASCHKLDKHMIGPALRNINLDSLSLKKYLNSERHSQRYPQLTTEQQHEILKYTKD from the coding sequence ATGGTAGTATTCATAACTATCATGATGATGCTTTTTTATTCTTTGTTGTTTTCAAATTCTAATAACGAACTATTAGAGTGCGGTGTTGTAGACACAATAGATAAAATTAGTAAAGATAAAAGAGAGGGAAGAAAGCTTTTTAATGCAAATTGTGCTTCTTGTCATAAATTGGACAAACATATGATTGGACCAGCATTGAGAAATATAAATTTGGATTCACTTTCTTTAAAGAAGTATTTGAATTCTGAGCGACATAGTCAGAGGTATCCACAGTTAACCACTGAACAGCAACATGAAATTTTAAAATATACTAAGGACTAA
- a CDS encoding S41 family peptidase has product MKNTIILLLLFISNYSFSQEACKCSKDLDFIITYYENNLPGFKDNVNSKTKDTYASLKTSLKTEAEKAETKSDCYKLTLQFVEFFRDNHSSIYMRSENIDDSNEEQVQQFLASKTFTSRELIPEDQIDQNQYPLDDIRGIYEIKGAYKIAVIPNKTALRDYVGVILESKTKLWKAGQVKFELKKTEVQHEFQAISYLKNHALEYDSRFSLKEGVLGDFWFKTSLEKQVNHATDVSYKFDFKTVNDSIAYLKIPTFSGGRSAKIDSLYDASFNTIRTKPYLIIDVRNNGGGSDANVDPLLEFIYTNKIKTDKVDLYITKDNIKIWERWYTNAKEDTINFSEDRVKWFAKRLKKMKKARLNSFMSVSKGEKISKNYKSNAVQKVAILYNKNCVSSCEALLFLAQQSSKTILVGENSGGYVGYGEVGAVYTPCYNFTLTCTSSRYKKQRAYEVIGIAPNHYLNNIKSWVDQTIELLKKQ; this is encoded by the coding sequence ATGAAGAATACAATTATCCTTTTACTACTATTCATTAGCAATTATTCTTTTTCGCAAGAGGCATGTAAATGTTCTAAAGATTTAGATTTTATAATTACTTATTACGAAAACAATCTTCCAGGGTTTAAAGACAATGTAAATTCCAAAACAAAAGATACATACGCTTCTTTAAAAACTAGTTTAAAAACCGAAGCAGAAAAAGCTGAAACGAAAAGCGATTGCTATAAATTAACTTTACAATTCGTTGAGTTTTTCAGAGATAATCATTCTTCTATTTACATGCGAAGTGAAAATATTGATGATTCAAATGAAGAGCAAGTACAGCAATTTTTAGCATCAAAAACATTTACTTCAAGAGAACTAATTCCTGAAGATCAAATTGATCAAAACCAATATCCATTAGATGATATTAGAGGTATTTATGAAATAAAAGGAGCCTACAAAATTGCGGTTATTCCCAATAAAACAGCTCTTAGAGATTATGTTGGTGTTATTCTGGAATCTAAAACTAAACTTTGGAAAGCGGGACAGGTAAAATTTGAACTTAAAAAGACGGAGGTTCAACATGAATTTCAAGCGATTTCATATCTTAAAAATCATGCTCTAGAATATGATAGTAGATTCTCTTTAAAAGAAGGAGTTTTAGGTGATTTCTGGTTTAAAACCTCACTTGAAAAACAAGTCAATCATGCTACGGATGTTTCCTATAAGTTTGATTTTAAAACAGTAAACGATAGCATTGCTTATTTGAAAATTCCGACGTTCTCTGGAGGAAGAAGTGCAAAGATAGATTCACTATACGATGCATCATTCAACACAATCAGAACAAAACCTTATTTGATAATTGATGTTCGCAATAATGGTGGTGGAAGTGATGCTAATGTAGACCCATTATTAGAGTTTATTTATACTAACAAAATTAAAACCGACAAAGTAGATTTATACATTACAAAAGACAATATTAAAATTTGGGAAAGATGGTATACAAACGCGAAAGAAGATACTATTAATTTTAGTGAAGATCGTGTGAAGTGGTTTGCAAAACGATTAAAGAAAATGAAAAAAGCACGATTAAATTCATTCATGTCTGTTTCTAAAGGCGAAAAAATAAGTAAAAATTATAAATCGAACGCTGTACAAAAAGTAGCAATTCTATATAATAAAAATTGTGTTAGTTCTTGTGAAGCGTTGTTGTTCTTAGCACAACAAAGCTCAAAAACAATTTTAGTTGGTGAAAATTCTGGAGGATATGTTGGCTATGGAGAAGTTGGAGCGGTATACACGCCCTGTTATAACTTTACCTTAACCTGTACATCAAGTAGATATAAAAAACAACGCGCGTATGAAGTGATTGGCATTGCTCCAAATCATTATCTAAATAACATAAAAAGTTGGGTTGATCAAACCATTGAACTTTTGAAGAAACAATAA
- the trpS gene encoding tryptophan--tRNA ligase gives MSRILTGVQSTGTPHLGNLLGAILPAIKMANKPENESFLFIADMHSLTQIKDGNQLRENTYSTAATWLACGIDVNKTVFYRQSDIPEVTELTWYLNCFFPYNRLKLAHSFKDKADRLEDVNAGLFTYPMLMAADILLYDAEIVPVGKDQLQHLEMTRDVAERLNNVVGETLVPPQAKIQEHTQLVPGIDGEKMSKSRDNVINIFLPDKKLRKQIMKIQTDSTPLEEPKNPDTDNVFALYKLLGSEEQIAEMRTNYEGGNYGYGHAKQALYELIIEKFADVRAKYNHYMENKNEIDEALAIGAEKARKVAQDVLQRVRAKVGY, from the coding sequence ATGTCTAGGATCTTAACTGGTGTACAAAGTACAGGAACTCCACACTTAGGAAATTTATTAGGTGCTATTTTACCTGCTATAAAAATGGCAAATAAGCCAGAAAACGAATCGTTTTTATTTATTGCAGATATGCACTCTTTAACTCAAATTAAAGACGGAAATCAATTACGTGAAAACACTTACAGTACAGCTGCTACTTGGTTAGCTTGTGGTATTGATGTGAATAAAACAGTTTTTTATCGTCAGAGTGATATTCCTGAAGTTACTGAATTGACATGGTATTTGAATTGTTTTTTTCCATATAACAGGTTAAAACTTGCACATAGTTTTAAAGATAAAGCAGACCGTTTAGAGGATGTTAATGCTGGTTTATTTACGTATCCAATGTTAATGGCTGCTGATATTTTATTATACGATGCAGAAATAGTTCCTGTTGGAAAAGATCAATTACAGCATTTAGAAATGACTAGAGATGTTGCTGAAAGATTGAATAATGTTGTAGGTGAAACTTTAGTTCCGCCTCAAGCAAAAATTCAAGAACACACACAATTAGTTCCTGGAATTGATGGAGAAAAAATGAGTAAATCTCGTGATAACGTAATCAATATCTTTTTACCAGACAAAAAGTTACGTAAGCAAATTATGAAAATTCAAACGGATAGTACTCCGTTAGAAGAACCAAAAAACCCAGATACTGATAATGTTTTTGCTCTATACAAGTTATTAGGTTCTGAAGAGCAAATTGCTGAAATGCGAACAAATTACGAAGGAGGAAACTATGGTTATGGACATGCTAAGCAAGCTTTATATGAGTTAATTATAGAGAAATTTGCTGATGTTAGAGCAAAGTATAACCATTATATGGAAAACAAAAATGAGATTGACGAAGCTTTAGCCATTGGAGCAGAAAAAGCTAGAAAAGTAGCTCAAGATGTTTTACAACGCGTTCGTGCTAAAGTGGGTTACTAG